One stretch of Arthrobacter polaris DNA includes these proteins:
- the ppsA gene encoding phosphoenolpyruvate synthase, whose amino-acid sequence MDEENVVWLEDVGIKDVAHVGGKNASLGEMIRSLAADGVRVPGGFALTAAAYRQFILENNMAPQLGRILATKDAAGSNWRSIGTQVRELILAGEFPPEMSTQIRSFYRELAXRAGREDPAVAVRSSATAEDLPDASFAGQQETYLNVRGEDALLDACRRCYASLFTDRAISYREIMKYGHLDVALSVGVQLMVRSDLGAAGVMFSLDTETGFPRAAVISANWGLGETVVLGMVNPDKYVVFKPLLGTPEFTPVIEKTLGSKECKLVYSLDGGAGTFMVDTTDTERRSFCLDDDEILQLGRWAVQVENHYGRPMDMEWAKDGMSGELFIVQARPETVQARKSGTMISTHRLTEEGRLLVEGAAVGDSIASGMACVIKSAADIGNFVDGAVLVAEQTDPDWVPVMKRAKAIVTDKGGATSHAAIVSRELGITAVVGTTHATKVIVDGQPITVSCAEGDTGHVYEGFLASAQDDVDLGDLPATRTAIMLNLASPSTAFKWWRLPAQGIGLARMEFVINDMVRVHPMALAYPERVTDPADQAKIKELTRGYADSSEYFVQTLARGLAKLAAPFYPAPVVVRFSDFKTNEYAHLIGGSAFEGEESNPMIGFRGASRYYDRHYRAGFDLECRAIIRLRNQCGFMNVIVMVPFCRTLGEADRVLAVMEENGLVRGQDGLKVYMMCEIPSNVILAQKFATKFDGFSIGSNDLTQLVLGVDRDSATLAPLFDEQDEAVKIMISQAIAGAHAAGIRIGICGQAPSNHPEFAQFLVAEGIDSISLNPDSFLRTVPLIAAAEAAQKLDLIEASTPL is encoded by the coding sequence GTGGATGAGGAAAATGTTGTTTGGCTCGAGGATGTCGGTATCAAGGACGTTGCCCACGTTGGCGGAAAGAATGCCTCTCTGGGAGAAATGATCCGATCCTTGGCTGCCGACGGCGTTAGGGTGCCCGGAGGTTTCGCCCTCACGGCCGCCGCGTACCGGCAGTTCATCTTGGAAAACAATATGGCGCCACAGCTGGGGCGGATTCTCGCCACCAAGGATGCCGCGGGCAGCAACTGGCGATCAATCGGAACCCAGGTGCGCGAACTGATCCTCGCCGGCGAGTTCCCGCCAGAAATGTCCACACAAATCCGTTCTTTCTACCGAGAGCTGGCNAGNCGCGCCGGGCGCGAAGACCCCGCCGTGGCTGTGCGTAGTAGCGCCACCGCCGAGGACCTGCCTGACGCCAGCTTCGCGGGACAGCAGGAAACCTACCTGAACGTCCGGGGTGAGGATGCATTGCTGGATGCCTGCCGACGATGCTATGCATCGCTCTTCACGGACCGTGCCATCAGCTACCGGGAGATTATGAAGTACGGGCACCTGGACGTGGCCCTATCAGTGGGAGTCCAACTCATGGTCCGCTCGGACCTGGGAGCTGCNGGGGTCATGTTCTCNCTGGATACTGAAACCGGCTTCCCTCGAGCCGCCGTCATCAGTGCCAATTGGGGCCTGGGTGAGACAGTGGTCCTGGGCATGGTCAACCCGGACAAATATGTTGTGTTCAAACCGCTTCTGGGCACGCCAGAGTTCACGCCCGTCATCGAAAAGACGCTTGGTTCAAAGGAGTGCAAACTTGTTTACTCCTTAGATGGCGGTGCGGGAACGTTCATGGTCGATACCACAGACACCGAACGGAGGTCGTTTTGTCTAGACGACGACGAGATCCTCCAGCTGGGCAGGTGGGCTGTGCAGGTCGAGAACCACTATGGCCGGCCCATGGACATGGAATGGGCGAAGGACGGGATGAGTGGGGAATTGTTCATTGTCCAGGCTAGGCCCGAAACTGTCCAAGCGCGCAAGAGCGGCACGATGATAAGCACACACCGACTGACGGAAGAGGGGAGGCTGCTGGTGGAAGGTGCGGCCGTGGGCGATTCCATAGCCTCCGGCATGGCATGCGTGATCAAGAGCGCCGCCGACATCGGAAACTTTGTGGACGGCGCCGTCCTGGTCGCTGAACAAACAGATCCGGACTGGGTTCCGGTCATGAAGCGTGCCAAGGCCATTGTCACTGACAAGGGTGGGGCAACCAGCCATGCGGCTATTGTGAGCCGCGAACTGGGGATTACCGCCGTCGTTGGGACAACTCATGCCACCAAGGTGATTGTGGATGGGCAGCCCATCACGGTGTCCTGTGCGGAAGGGGACACCGGCCACGTGTATGAAGGGTTTCTAGCGAGCGCCCAGGACGATGTGGACCTCGGTGATTTGCCGGCCACCCGTACTGCAATCATGCTCAACCTTGCCAGTCCCTCCACTGCGTTCAAGTGGTGGCGCCTGCCCGCACAGGGCATCGGGCTCGCACGCATGGAGTTTGTCATCAATGACATGGTCCGGGTGCACCCGATGGCACTGGCGTACCCGGAGCGGGTAACGGACCCGGCCGATCAGGCCAAGATCAAGGAGCTGACACGCGGTTATGCCGACTCGTCAGAGTACTTTGTACAAACTCTTGCGCGNGGGCTTGCCAAGTTGGCCGCACCGTTTTATCCCGCGCCGGTGGTGGTTCGGTTCAGCGATTTCAAAACCAACGAGTACGCCCACTTGATCGGTGGCTCAGCCTTCGAAGGCGAGGAATCCAACCCGATGATTGGATTCCGTGGGGCCTCGCGCTATTATGATCGGCACTACCGAGCCGGGTTTGACTTGGAATGCCGGGCCATTATCCGCCTTCGCAACCAGTGCGGGTTCATGAACGTCATAGTGATGGTGCCGTTCTGCCGGACACTTGGCGAAGCAGACCGCGTCCTGGCCGTGATGGAGGAAAACGGACTTGTCCGTGGCCAGGACGGGCTCAAGGTCTACATGATGTGCGAAATCCCCTCAAACGTGATTCTGGCGCAAAAGTTTGCCACCAAGTTCGACGGCTTCTCCATCGGCTCAAACGATCTCACCCAGCTTGTTCTCGGAGTGGATCGGGACTCGGCAACCCTTGCACCGCTCTTTGATGAACAGGACGAGGCTGTCAAGATCATGATTAGCCAGGCGATCGCCGGGGCCCATGCCGCAGGCATCCGGATCGGGATATGCGGGCAGGCACCCAGCAATCACCCTGAGTTCGCTCAATTCCTAGTTGCCGAGGGCATCGATTCCATCTCGCTGAACCCCGACAGCTTTCTGCGCACCGTTCCGCTCATCGCAGCCGCAGAAGCTGCGCAGAAGCTGGACTTGATTGAAGCGAGCACACCGCTCTAA
- a CDS encoding universal stress protein, which yields MSTRYGSTIIVGIDGSDSSIEALRHAEWLAKPLGAHVKALTCWNYPNAYIVPYALGNFDFKEAAQKVLDTAVESAFGLDYPEXLTTELVQGSARSVLIEASKDAALLVLGRRGFGGFKGLLMGSVSSSCTAYAHCPVMIVPHSMTARTTDELHTANITGQLNWFRAVCSLQSSPASAQLLRLR from the coding sequence ATGAGCACTCGTTACGGATCCACCATCATCGTGGGAATCGACGGATCAGACTCATCTATTGAGGCCCTGCGTCACGCTGAATGGTTGGCTAAGCCCCTCGGCGCGCACGTGAAAGCCCTGACCTGCTGGAACTATCCCAACGCCTATATAGTCCCCTATGCCTTGGGGAACTTCGACTTCAAAGAGGCTGCACAGAAAGTTCTAGATACTGCCGTTGAAAGCGCGTTTGGTTTGGACTACCCCGAGNGCCTCACCACAGAACTGGTTCAAGGCTCAGCCCGATCAGTACTGATTGAGGCCAGCAAAGATGCCGCTCTTTTGGTACTTGGACGGCGTGGATTCGGCGGATTCAAGGGTTTGTTGATGGGGTCCGTCAGTTCATCTTGCACCGCCTACGCCCATTGTCCAGTCATGATTGTGCCCCATTCCATGACAGCGAGGACCACGGATGAACTGCACACCGCGAATATCACCGGGCAACTGAACTGGTTTAGAGCGGTGTGCTCGCTTCAATCAAGTCCAGCTTCTGCGCAGCTTCTGCGGCTGCGATGA
- a CDS encoding phosphoketolase, with protein sequence MHPQVENDVDPVHVLDEFELLNRYWDAANYLTVAQIYLQENALLRSPXAAEQIKPRLLGHWGTSPGLSLIYVHLNRLIRNTGAHILYVAGPGHGGPAVIANLYLEGTYSQIYPEVSQDNEGLRRLIRQFSTXGGIPSHVXPPTPGSIHEGGELGYSLAHATGAVMDNPELIVTCVVGDGEAETGPLEGAWKAPAFLNPSRDGAVLPILHLNGYKISGPTVLGRQSDEQIMALLHAHGWDPVVVSGDDPTLVHPQLAGVLERAHAQITQIQEQARQHGASSPARWPAIILRTPKGWTGPETVDGIQVEGTFRSHQVPLAGVRENPAHLAQLESWLRSYSPETLXDGNGRLLPELAALAPAGQLRMGANPWANGGTETAPLPLRPLENYALEVGIPGSTKHETTRPLGEMLRDIYSDTARXPRFRLFSPDETNSNRLGAVFQVTDRCLMEPVQDGDDHLSXDGRVMEVLSEHLCQGWLEGYVLTGRYGLFATYEAFAMVSASMTIQHAKWLQHARELSWRKPVPSLNILLTSTCWRNDHNGFSHQGPGLIDTVLSLSGSVVRIYLPPDSNTLLAAAEHVLLSKDYVNLVVVDKQAHPQYLNLEDARRHATAGASIWHWAGNENVPSAVVTDKSALLSAASSITTPDESAKTAVPDIVMACAGDVPTEETLAATWLLQHFVPALKVRVVNIMNLLVLPPRDTHPHGLSDVDFEKLFTVGGEVIVAWHGYARAFHQLLHGRSNPGRFHVRGYNEQGTTTTPFDMVVLNRMSRYHLALEALNRVNSHFGGAQELAEYCQQMLANHEKYIHEHLEDMPEIRDWLWTPPENGTASS encoded by the coding sequence ATCCATCCCCAGGTCGAAAACGATGTTGACCCTGTTCACGTTTTAGACGAGTTTGAGTTACTCAACCGCTATTGGGATGCCGCCAATTATCTGACAGTGGCGCAGATCTACCTTCAAGAAAATGCTTTGTTGCGCTCTCCCNTAGCTGCGGAACAGATTAAACCAAGGTTGCTGGGTCATTGGGGAACCAGTCCTGGACTGTCCTTGATCTATGTTCATTTGAACCGGCTCATTCGTAACACGGGCGCTCACATTCTTTATGTGGCAGGCCCAGGACACGGTGGCCCAGCCGTGATTGCTAACCTTTATTTGGAGGGCACATACTCTCAAATCTATCCCGAGGTCAGCCAAGACAATGAGGGCCTGCGGCGGCTGATCCGCCAGTTCTCCACCNCTGGAGGCATCCCCAGCCATGTGNGGCCCCCAACACCTGGATCCATTCATGAGGGCGGGGAGCTGGGATATTCACTGGCGCACGCCACGGGAGCCGTCATGGACAACCCCGAACTCATAGTGACTTGCGTGGTGGGAGACGGGGAAGCTGAAACAGGTCCATTGGAAGGCGCTTGGAAGGCTCCGGCCTTCTTGAACCCGTCTCGGGATGGCGCTGTACTGCCCATACTTCACCTCAACGGGTACAAGATATCCGGCCCTACAGTCCTTGGCCGGCAATCCGATGAGCAGATCATGGCGTTATTGCACGCGCACGGTTGGGACCCCGTGGTCGTCTCCGGTGACGATCCCACGCTTGTCCACCCACAACTGGCAGGAGTTCTTGAGAGAGCCCACGCTCAAATTACCCAGATTCAAGAGCAGGCACGCCAGCACGGGGCTAGTAGCCCGGCACGTTGGCCTGCGATCATTTTGCGCACACCCAAGGGTTGGACCGGACCCGAGACTGTGGACGGTATCCAAGTGGAAGGAACGTTTAGGTCCCATCAGGTCCCGCTGGCAGGGGTACGGGAGAATCCAGCCCACTTGGCACAGTTGGAGTCGTGGCTGCGCTCCTATAGTCCTGAGACTCTTNTTGACGGCAATGGCCGGTTATTGCCGGAGTTAGCTGCTCTCGCTCCTGCAGGCCAGCTGCGCATGGGAGCGAACCCTTGGGCTAATGGCGGCACCGAAACAGCCCCGCTACCTTTGCGTCCATTGGAAAATTACGCCTTGGAGGTTGGCATTCCTGGGTCAACCAAACATGAAACCACCAGACCGTTGGGCGAGATGCTGCGGGATATTTACTCCGACACGGCTAGGNAACCCCGCTTCAGGCTGTTCAGCCCGGACGAGACCAACAGCAACCGGTTGGGTGCCGTTTTCCAGGTCACCGACAGATGCCTGATGGAGCCGGTCCAAGACGGTGATGACCATTTGTCCNCCGATGGCCGGGTTATGGAAGTCCTCTCCGAACACCTTTGCCAAGGCTGGCTCGAGGGGTACGTGCTCACCGGCCGGTATGGACTCTTTGCCACCTACGAAGCGTTCGCCATGGTAAGCGCCTCAATGACCATCCAGCACGCGAAATGGTTACAGCATGCTCGCGAACTGTCTTGGCGGAAGCCCGTGCCCAGCCTCAATATCCTACTTACCTCAACATGTTGGCGCAATGATCACAACGGATTCAGCCACCAAGGTCCCGGTCTGATCGACACCGTACTGTCCTTGTCCGGTTCTGTTGTCCGAATCTACCTTCCACCAGATTCCAACACCTTGTTGGCAGCAGCTGAACATGTGTTGCTCAGTAAGGATTATGTGAACCTGGTGGTAGTGGATAAACAGGCGCACCCTCAGTATTTGAACCTAGAGGATGCCCGAAGGCATGCTACTGCCGGAGCCTCGATCTGGCATTGGGCCGGGAACGAAAACGTACCCAGCGCAGTCGTCACCGACAAGAGCGCGTTGTTAAGCGCTGCTTCCTCCATCACCACACCGGATGAGTCGGCGAAGACTGCCGTCCCTGACATTGTCATGGCCTGCGCTGGGGACGTCCCTACAGAGGAAACCCTGGCTGCTACTTGGCTGCTACAGCACTTTGTGCCAGCGCTGAAGGTGCGCGTGGTCAACATCATGAACCTGTTGGTACTCCCACCTCGTGACACGCACCCGCATGGACTCTCCGACGTCGATTTCGAAAAGCTCTTCACAGTAGGTGGCGAAGTAATTGTTGCTTGGCACGGTTATGCCCGAGCCTTCCACCAACTACTGCACGGCCGGAGTAACCCTGGCAGGTTCCACGTCCGCGGATACAACGAGCAAGGCACCACAACCACCCCGTTCGATATGGTGGTACTGAATAGGATGAGCCGATATCACCTCGCTTTGGAGGCCCTGAATCGAGTCAATTCGCACTTTGGCGGCGCACAGGAGTTGGCAGAGTATTGCCAGCAAATGCTGGCCAATCATGAGAAGTACATCCATGAGCATCTGGAGGATATGCCGGAGATTCGAGATTGGCTCTGGACGCCGCCAGAGAATGGAACAGCCTCGTCATGA
- a CDS encoding universal stress protein, with protein MEAKRAHEGSHIVVGVDGSDESVLALKWAQTLAHSLAATITAVTAWQVETMFGTYISPDWDPNEDAGRILKDAVHRAFADNPPEGFNGVTVRGRPAQVLLEAAQSAQMLIVGSRGRGGFKGMLLGSVSSACVEHASCPVLVVHTSANTASMPATAGTHQADTDVPVRNS; from the coding sequence ATGGAAGCAAAGAGAGCCCACGAAGGTTCGCACATTGTGGTGGGAGTCGACGGGTCTGACGAGTCCGTCCTTGCACTGAAATGGGCGCAAACACTGGCACATTCCCTTGCTGCCACCATCACAGCTGTCACGGCTTGGCAGGTGGAGACGATGTTCGGTACGTATATAAGCCCTGACTGGGACCCGAACGAGGATGCGGGCCGCATTCTCAAAGATGCCGTCCACAGGGCATTCGCAGACAACCCGCCCGAGGGTTTCAATGGGGTAACTGTTCGCGGTAGGCCGGCCCAAGTCTTGCTGGAGGCGGCGCAATCCGCGCAGATGCTCATTGTTGGCTCGCGNGGGAGAGGCGGGTTCAAGGGAATGCTATTGGGCTCTGTCAGTTCTGCCTGCGTAGAACACGCAAGCTGTCCGGTCTTGGTAGTGCATACTTCGGCGAATACAGCGTCAATGCCAGCGACCGCAGGTACACACCAGGCAGACACCGACGTGCCTGTTCGCAACAGTTGA
- a CDS encoding 1-phosphofructokinase family hexose kinase has product MKWIDSTKLGSPMMGLNEVSSAWSSKPILTLTMNPALDVGTSTDLVYSGHKLRCSRSSLDPGGGGANVARVIHRLGGQALAVYTAGGTTGDTYRKLMEAEGIPVLAAAVHGRTRQDVTVDENSTGRQFRFVLEGPELSEAEWRNCLRVVGRSLRTGGYLVASGSLPPGVPDDFYARVARLALEADVRCVVDTSGPALAEALAEGVFLVKPSRRELAEHVGATLDSERSQIDALSELTAAGCADYVALTLGEAGAVLASKAGVIRLPTPSVKVVSTVGAGDSXLAALVLRLAQGYPAETALRTAVAAGSAAVMSAATELCCVDDVQRLEVEIAATALESD; this is encoded by the coding sequence ATGAAATGGATCGATTCAACGAAGCTCGGGTCACCAATGATGGGACTCAATGAGGTCTCTTCTGCATGGAGCTCCAAACCAATCCTCACGTTGACCATGAACCCTGCACTGGACGTCGGCACTTCAACAGACCTCGTCTATAGTGGCCACAAGCTCCGATGCAGTCGCAGCAGCCTCGATCCAGGTGGCGGTGGGGCGAATGTGGCCAGGGTGATACACCGGCTCGGCGGGCAGGCACTTGCTGTGTACACGGCCGGCGGTACCACCGGTGACACCTATCGGAAGTTGATGGAAGCCGAGGGAATCCCTGTTTTGGCGGCAGCAGTTCACGGGAGGACCCGGCAGGATGTCACGGTTGATGAGAATTCGACGGGGAGACAATTCCGATTCGTCCTAGAAGGTCCTGAGCTTAGTGAAGCCGAGTGGCGCAACTGCCTGAGGGTTGTTGGCAGGTCCCTTCGGACTGGTGGATATCTTGTTGCCAGCGGCAGCCTGCCGCCNGGGGTTCCGGACGATTTCTACGCACGAGTGGCGCGACTGGCGCTAGAGGCCGACGTACGGTGCGTGGTGGACACCTCAGGGCCGGCCCTTGCCGAAGCCCTTGCCGAAGGTGTCTTTCTGGTCAAACCCAGCCGGCGGGAACTGGCTGAACATGTGGGTGCAACCCTTGACAGTGAACGAAGCCAAATTGATGCACTATCTGAACTGACTGCAGCAGGTTGCGCAGACTACGTTGCACTAACACTTGGTGAAGCAGGNGCCGTGCTCGCCTCAAAAGCAGGAGTCATCCGGTTGCCAACGCCGTCCGTGAAGGTGGTTAGCACCGTCGGAGCCGGTGACAGCTTNTTAGCCGCACTTGTACTGCGACTCGCCCAGGGCTACCCGGCTGAGACGGCCTTGAGAACGGCGGTCGCTGCCGGAAGTGCCGCGGTGATGTCAGCAGCAACAGAATTGTGTTGCGTGGACGACGTCCAGCGCCTCGAGGTAGAAATAGCTGCAACAGCACTCGAGTCTGATTGA
- a CDS encoding pyridoxamine 5'-phosphate oxidase family protein: MTSRGGFSLALQLGTVHPLNRWFWDHPMPIKPTSAGSTSDSTNIETXAKDQCWELLRGVDPGRLAVVIDDYLDIFSINCAADKDAPVLRTAAGSKHDGSTNNTPVAFEVNGYDPETERAWSVVLRISPLNLSGRIFPLTKPDIWRTPFSEVRCSTFE, encoded by the coding sequence ATGACTAGCAGAGGCGGATTCTCCTTGGCGTTGCAGCTGGGGACCGTACACCCGCTGAATCGATGGTTCTGGGATCATCCCATGCCGATCAAGCCAACCTCAGCAGGGAGCACATCTGATTCAACGAACATTGAAACCNTGGCCAAGGACCAATGCTGGGAATTACTGCGTGGAGTGGACCCTGGACGATTAGCTGTTGTGATTGATGATTACCTCGACATTTTTTCGATCAATTGCGCTGCAGATAAGGACGCACCGGTCTTACGGACCGCGGCAGGGTCCAAACATGATGGTTCAACAAACAACACACCCGTGGCCTTCGAAGTGAACGGGTATGATCCCGAAACGGAGCGGGCGTGGAGCGTAGTGCTACGGATCAGCCCGCTAAACCTCAGTGGCAGGATATTTCCGCTCACAAAACCTGATATTTGGAGAACACCCTTCTCAGAGGTGCGGTGCTCTACCTTCGAATAA
- a CDS encoding GAF domain-containing protein: MPVAAGARIEDLLREFVDRAGELLSTQERMQGLLSAVVSVAEDLSLEAVLERVVKSACTLLNARYGALGIIAEDQSLSHFITVGIDAEHVTRIGPLPTGHGVLGMLISDPRPLRLHDLRLHPASYGFPEHHPPMASFLGVPVRVRGNVFGNLYLTXKIGGEDFTVEDEELALALAAAAGVAIENARLFEDARLRSRWLEACMDVTGRMMDDERNIIESSLDMIAATALAESESALTMIGVSSDNGPDLYVAAAAGDRAPLLVGRSLALDSPAVAEVLRTGVPTVFNDAADLLGADDGTAFGPVLVIALGPQGTNQGLLILARSEGSASYSKIVIEMSAVFGSHVALALELARTHRLREQIMIFTDRDRIARDLHDVVIQRLFAAGLSIQSLQRFISDKTASERIRTVTRELDETIRDLRNTIYSLRVSSGETELLSDLILRTVRNVAKPLDFAPRLNLSGPIDSAISDETATHLLAVLTEGLSNAVRHSAAKAIEVSVDVTTETVSIIIDDDGIGVGKPAHRSGLSNMAERAEILHGTFALESTEDTGTRLIWCVPAMDAH, encoded by the coding sequence TTGCCGGTTGCTGCAGGCGCCCGGATTGAGGACCTGCTCAGAGAGTTCGTAGACAGGGCCGGAGAGCTGCTGTCCACACAAGAACGTATGCAAGGCTTGCTCTCAGCTGTGGTTTCCGTAGCTGAAGACCTCAGCTTGGAAGCAGTGTTGGAACGGGTCGTGAAATCGGCCTGCACTTTGCTGAACGCTCGCTACGGTGCCTTGGGAATCATTGCTGAAGATCAGTCGCTGAGCCACTTTATAACCGTTGGCATCGATGCCGAACACGTCACCCGCATAGGCCCTTTACCAACCGGGCACGGTGTCCTNGGGATGCTGATCAGTGACCCACGCCCGTTGCGTCTGCATGATTTGCGCCTGCACCCTGCCTCTTATGGTTTCCCGGAACACCACCCTCCCATGGCTTCTTTTCTGGGAGTCCCTGTGCGGGTCAGGGGAAATGTCTTCGGAAACCTTTATCTGACCGANAAAATAGGCGGCGAAGACTTCACGGTAGAGGACGAAGAGCTGGCTCTCGCCCTGGCCGCTGCCGCTGGCGTTGCCATTGAAAATGCCCGCTTATTTGAGGACGCCAGGCTCCGTTCGCGTTGGTTGGAAGCCTGTATGGATGTCACCGGGCGGATGATGGATGATGAACGTAACATCATTGAAAGTAGCTTGGATATGATTGCTGCGACTGCTTTGGCTGAGTCAGAGTCGGCTCTGACTATGATCGGTGTTTCCTCCGACAATGGACCCGATCTTTACGTTGCAGCAGCGGCCGGAGACCGGGCCCCATTGCTGGTGGGCCGTTCCTTGGCGCTGGATTCCCCTGCGGTCGCTGAGGTGCTGAGAACGGGTGTCCCCACAGTNTTTAACGACGCTGCTGATTTACTTGGCGCCGACGACGGGACGGCATTTGGGCCAGTTTTAGTCATTGCGCTGGGACCCCAGGGCACGAATCAAGGTCTGTTGATCTTGGCACGCAGCGAAGGATCCGCCAGTTATTCCAAGATCGTTATCGAGATGAGTGCCGTNTTTGGATCCCACGTTGCCTTGGCTTTGGAATTAGCACGGACACACAGATTGCGCGAACAGATCATGATTTTCACAGATCGGGACCGAATCGCAAGGGACTTGCATGACGTCGTCATCCAGCGTCTTTTCGCTGCAGGGCTAAGTATCCAGAGCTTACAGCGCTTTATTTCAGATAAGACCGCGTCTGAGAGGATCCGTACTGTCACGAGGGAGCTTGATGAGACTATTCGGGACCTACGGAACACCATTTATTCATTGCGTGTCAGCTCCGGTGAAACAGAGTTGCTCAGCGATCTGATTCTAAGGACAGTTCGCAATGTTGCCAAACCGCTAGATTTCGCTCCACGGTTAAATCTGTCCGGCCCCATAGACTCTGCGATCTCCGATGAAACAGCCACGCACCTACTAGCGGTATTGACAGAAGGCCTCAGTAACGCGGTGCGGCACTCAGCGGCCAAGGCCATCGAAGTTTCTGTGGATGTAACGACGGAGACGGTCAGCATTATTATTGACGACGACGGTATTGGTGTGGGAAAACCTGCCCATCGAAGCGGGCTTTCGAACATGGCTGAGAGGGCCGAAATCCTCCACGGAACTTTTGCTCTGGAGAGCACTGAAGACACCGGAACACGTTTGATCTGGTGTGTTCCTGCGATGGACGCTCACTGA
- a CDS encoding response regulator transcription factor — MDRLVAPDIETERATVGPITVFILDDHELVRRGLEELLEGEGFQVIGSSGSALEATRRIPALHPDVSVLDARLPDGTGIEVCRDIRSVDPSLRCLILTSYDDEQALRGAVLAGACGYVLKEINGTDLLSSLRRTAKGESLFNPDIMAKVIQGLAEPEQVDPRISALTPQESRVLRLIGRGLTNREIGTEMSLAEXTVKNYVSSLLAKLGFERRTQAAVXITDTRWQASSERQ; from the coding sequence ATGGATCGGCTAGTTGCCCCTGACATAGAAACGGAGCGTGCCACCGTGGGTCCCATCACGGTCTTTATATTGGATGACCATGAACTTGTCAGGCGCGGACTAGAAGAGCTACTTGAAGGCGAGGGGTTCCAGGTCATTGGCTCTAGCGGTTCCGCCCTCGAAGCGACTCGGCGCATTCCAGCCTTACATCCAGATGTTTCAGTATTGGATGCACGGTTGCCAGATGGTACGGGCATAGAAGTCTGCCGTGATATCAGGAGCGTGGATCCGTCGCTACGTTGTCTAATCCTCACCAGTTACGACGACGAACAAGCCTTGCGCGGCGCTGTACTTGCCGGAGCCTGCGGGTACGTGTTGAAGGAAATCAATGGCACGGATTTGCTGAGCTCCCTGCGTCGCACTGCCAAGGGAGAGTCGCTTTTCAACCCTGACATCATGGCGAAAGTCATCCAGGGTCTGGCCGAACCCGAGCAGGTGGATCCTCGTATTTCGGCCCTGACCCCACAGGAAAGCCGTGTACTTAGACTCATTGGGCGGGGATTAACCAATCGAGAAATTGGGACTGAGATGTCTCTGGCCGAANAAACGGTGAAGAATTATGTTTCCTCACTCTTAGCAAAGCTAGGGTTTGAACGACGCACCCAAGCGGCCGTTNTTATTACGGATACACGGTGGCAAGCTTCTTCGGAGCGTCAGTGA